From a single Bacilli bacterium PM5-9 genomic region:
- a CDS encoding peptidyl-prolyl cis-trans isomerase B (cyclophilin B) (product_source=KO:K03768; cath_funfam=2.40.100.10; cog=COG0652; ko=KO:K03768; pfam=PF00160; superfamily=50891) — protein MINATIEMENGNIIEIELFENEAPNTVDNFVRLAESGFYNGLTFHRVIPGFVSQGGCPNGTGTGGPGYKIKCETENNPHKHIAGALSMAHAGKDTGGSQFFIVHEAQPHLDGVHTVFGQTINGLDFVTSMQNGDIIKKVTIERK, from the coding sequence ATGATAAATGCTACAATAGAAATGGAAAATGGAAATATTATTGAGATTGAATTATTTGAAAATGAGGCACCAAACACAGTTGATAACTTTGTAAGACTAGCTGAGTCTGGATTTTACAATGGGTTAACATTCCATCGTGTAATTCCTGGTTTTGTTTCACAAGGTGGATGTCCAAATGGAACAGGTACTGGTGGACCAGGTTATAAAATTAAATGTGAAACAGAAAATAATCCTCATAAACATATTGCAGGTGCTTTATCAATGGCACATGCTGGAAAAGATACTGGAGGAAGTCAGTTTTTTATAGTTCATGAAGCTCAACCACACTTAGATGGTGTTCATACTGTATTTGGACAAACAATAAATGGTTTAGATTTTGTAACTTCAATGCAAAATGGTGATATTATTAAAAAAGTAACAATAGAAAGGAAATAA
- a CDS encoding XTP/dITP diphosphohydrolase (product_source=KO:K02428; cath_funfam=3.90.950.10; cog=COG0127; ko=KO:K02428; pfam=PF01725; superfamily=52972; tigrfam=TIGR00042), translated as MNKLIVASNNLNKIKEIKKILEPLNIDVSSLSDVNIDIDVEETGSTFKENAYIKAKEIYDLIKLPVLSDDSGLEVISLNNEPGIYSARYAGEHKNDEDNIDKLLENVKGVNNRDARFVCAMALIIDNDTEYIVEGYLDGEIIDERKGNNGFGYDPIFYLKDLDMTLAEIDAKKKNEISHRSNALKQIYDIIKEQTLCQ; from the coding sequence GTGAATAAACTAATTGTAGCAAGCAATAACCTTAACAAAATAAAAGAAATAAAAAAAATATTGGAGCCATTGAATATTGATGTATCATCTTTAAGTGATGTTAATATTGATATTGATGTTGAAGAGACAGGTAGTACTTTTAAAGAAAATGCATATATTAAAGCTAAAGAAATTTATGATTTAATAAAATTACCAGTTTTAAGCGATGATTCTGGATTAGAAGTTATTTCATTAAATAATGAGCCTGGAATTTATTCTGCAAGGTATGCAGGAGAGCATAAAAATGATGAAGACAATATTGATAAGCTATTAGAAAATGTTAAAGGAGTTAATAATCGTGATGCTCGATTTGTTTGTGCTATGGCTTTGATTATTGACAATGATACTGAATATATTGTTGAAGGATATTTAGATGGTGAAATTATTGATGAAAGAAAAGGTAATAATGGTTTTGGTTATGATCCAATTTTCTATTTAAAAGACTTAGATATGACATTAGCAGAAATTGATGCTAAGAAAAAGAATGAGATTTCTCATCGTTCAAATGCTTTAAAACAAATTTATGATATTATAAAGGAGCAAACGCTATGCCAATAA
- a CDS encoding [citrate (pro-3S)-lyase] ligase (product_source=KO:K01910; cath_funfam=3.40.50.620; cog=COG3053; ko=KO:K01910; pfam=PF08218; smart=SM00764; superfamily=52374,55729; tigrfam=TIGR00124) codes for MVVNYNYKIKINREKLESFLKTQGLTFDENIDTCLVIKDNDKIVACAAKKDNVFKMIAVSCHFQSQDFVAKLISELVAISHSEGLFHYFIFTKMIYQNHFSSIGFNLLVQYEEIGLFEMGTPLFNQYYNDINIDSNNIGTIVMNCNPFTLGHRYLIATALKDVDFLIIFVVEENKSYFDFKTRIDLVKRGVEDLDNVLVIPSGPYIISEATFPTYFLKSLDSKAKYYTNIDILMFKKIMEKLNIKKRFVGSEPNDELTAYYNNELKANFGDELIVIERKKVDDIPISASLVRKYLAENDYDKIKPLVNEYTYNYLKGRDKSE; via the coding sequence ATGGTTGTTAATTATAATTATAAAATAAAAATAAATAGAGAGAAATTAGAGTCTTTTTTAAAAACACAGGGATTAACATTTGATGAAAATATTGATACGTGTTTAGTAATTAAAGATAATGATAAGATTGTTGCATGTGCTGCAAAAAAAGATAATGTATTTAAAATGATTGCTGTTTCTTGTCATTTTCAATCTCAAGATTTTGTTGCAAAATTAATTAGTGAATTAGTTGCAATTTCTCATAGTGAAGGTTTATTTCACTACTTTATTTTTACAAAAATGATTTATCAAAACCATTTTTCTAGCATTGGGTTTAATTTATTAGTTCAATATGAAGAGATTGGCTTATTTGAAATGGGAACACCATTATTTAATCAATACTACAATGATATAAATATTGATAGCAATAATATTGGTACTATTGTTATGAATTGTAATCCTTTTACTTTAGGGCATCGCTATTTAATTGCTACTGCTTTAAAGGATGTTGATTTTTTAATAATATTTGTTGTTGAAGAGAATAAGTCATATTTTGATTTTAAAACAAGAATTGATTTAGTTAAGCGTGGAGTTGAGGATTTGGATAATGTTTTAGTAATTCCAAGTGGCCCATATATCATTTCAGAGGCAACTTTTCCAACTTACTTCTTAAAATCTTTAGATAGTAAGGCAAAGTATTATACAAATATTGATATTTTAATGTTTAAAAAGATAATGGAAAAATTGAATATAAAGAAGCGTTTTGTTGGTAGTGAGCCAAATGATGAATTAACTGCTTATTACAACAATGAATTAAAAGCTAATTTTGGTGATGAGTTGATTGTTATCGAAAGAAAAAAAGTAGATGATATTCCAATAAGTGCTAGTCTGGTTCGTAAATACTTAGCCGAAAATGATTATGATAAAATAAAACCATTAGTTAATGAGTATACGTATAACTATTTAAAAGGAAGAGATAAAAGTGAATAA
- a CDS encoding aspartyl-tRNA synthetase (product_source=KO:K01876; cath_funfam=2.40.50.140,3.30.930.10; cog=COG0173; ko=KO:K01876; pfam=PF00152,PF01336,PF02938; superfamily=50249,55681; tigrfam=TIGR00459): MERSHNNGELTSKNINEEVCLVGWVAKKRNLGSLVFIDLRDRYGITQIICDESFNDITSQIKNEFIIQVKGKVEKRKDANKDLKTGEIEVVASNLTIINSANTTPLIIAEETDALEDTRMKYRYLDLRRSNMQENIITRHMITKTIRGYLDNLDFVDIETPILTISTPEGARDYVVPSRIHDESFYALPQSPQLFKQLLMVAGFEKYYQIVKCFRDEDLRADRQPEFTQVDIETSFLSQEQIQEIIENLFKKIMKDVKGIDIETPFLRLSYDDAMNNYGSDKPDLRFDLKLNDVNDVLKGIEFGVFNDIIEAGNSVKCLIVKNNASNYSRKDIDKLQDLAKKHHAKGLAWLKVEDNKFSGPISKFFDGKYETALTDYLKLENNDLVLFIADKWEVTCNSLGALRSELAKQLNLINKDDYKFCWVVDWPLFEFDEDDNRYYAAHHPFTRPANCQEESFASDPASARAQAYDIVLNGYEIGGGSLRIYDQEMQNKMFEVLGFSQEEIDAQFGFFVDAFQYGTPPHGGIALGLDRIAMILTNSDSIRDVIAFPKNASATCPLTEAPGLISDKQKEELGIKTYKK; this comes from the coding sequence ATGGAAAGAAGTCATAATAATGGTGAATTAACTAGCAAGAATATTAATGAAGAAGTATGTCTTGTTGGTTGGGTTGCAAAGAAAAGAAATTTAGGATCATTAGTATTTATTGATTTACGTGATCGTTATGGAATAACACAAATAATTTGTGATGAATCTTTTAATGATATAACTTCACAAATAAAAAATGAATTTATTATTCAGGTTAAAGGTAAAGTTGAAAAAAGAAAAGATGCAAATAAAGATTTAAAAACTGGTGAGATTGAGGTTGTTGCTTCAAATCTTACAATAATTAATAGTGCAAATACTACACCTTTAATTATCGCTGAAGAAACTGATGCTTTAGAAGATACAAGAATGAAGTATCGTTATCTAGATTTACGTCGTTCTAATATGCAAGAAAATATTATTACTAGACATATGATTACTAAAACAATTAGAGGTTATTTAGATAATTTGGATTTTGTTGATATTGAAACGCCTATTCTAACTATTTCTACTCCAGAAGGAGCACGTGATTATGTAGTTCCTAGTCGTATTCATGATGAGAGTTTTTATGCTCTACCACAATCACCACAGTTATTTAAACAATTACTAATGGTTGCTGGTTTTGAAAAATACTATCAAATTGTTAAGTGTTTTAGAGATGAAGATTTACGTGCTGATAGACAACCTGAATTTACTCAAGTAGATATTGAAACTTCATTCTTATCTCAGGAACAAATTCAAGAAATAATTGAAAATTTATTTAAAAAGATTATGAAGGATGTTAAAGGAATTGATATTGAAACACCATTTTTACGTTTATCATATGATGATGCAATGAATAATTATGGAAGTGATAAACCTGATTTGCGTTTTGATTTAAAATTAAATGATGTTAATGATGTCTTAAAAGGTATTGAATTTGGAGTATTTAACGATATTATTGAAGCTGGAAATAGTGTAAAGTGTTTAATAGTAAAAAATAATGCTTCTAATTATTCAAGAAAAGATATTGATAAACTTCAAGACTTAGCTAAAAAACATCATGCAAAAGGATTAGCTTGGTTAAAGGTAGAAGACAATAAATTTAGTGGACCAATTTCTAAGTTTTTTGATGGTAAATATGAAACTGCATTAACAGACTATTTAAAATTAGAAAATAATGATTTAGTATTATTCATTGCTGATAAATGGGAAGTAACTTGTAATAGCTTAGGTGCATTGAGAAGTGAGCTTGCTAAACAATTAAATTTAATTAATAAAGATGATTATAAATTCTGTTGGGTAGTTGATTGGCCATTATTTGAGTTTGATGAAGACGATAATAGATATTATGCTGCTCACCATCCATTTACAAGACCAGCAAATTGTCAAGAAGAAAGTTTTGCTAGTGATCCTGCTAGTGCAAGAGCACAAGCTTATGATATTGTTTTAAATGGATATGAAATTGGTGGTGGATCATTAAGAATATATGATCAGGAAATGCAAAATAAAATGTTTGAAGTTTTAGGATTTTCTCAAGAAGAGATTGATGCTCAATTTGGATTCTTTGTTGATGCATTTCAATATGGAACACCTCCACATGGTGGAATTGCTTTAGGTTTAGATAGAATTGCAATGATTTTAACTAATTCTGATTCAATTAGAGATGTAATTGCTTTTCCAAAGAATGCAAGTGCTACATGTCCATTAACTGAAGCACCTGGTTTAATTAGTGATAAACAAAAAGAAGAACTTGGAATAAAAACGTATAAAAAGTAG
- a CDS encoding uncharacterized protein YnzC (UPF0291/DUF896 family) (product_source=COG4224; cath_funfam=1.10.287.540; cog=COG4224; pfam=PF05979; superfamily=158221) → MIDQKLIDRINFLAKKKKTEGLNEKEQLEQDKLRKEYIKHMKDSVKNHLMSVKVVDEKGNDVTPEKLKKAKNERNKS, encoded by the coding sequence ATGATAGATCAAAAATTAATTGATAGAATAAATTTTCTTGCTAAAAAGAAAAAAACAGAAGGTTTAAATGAAAAGGAACAACTTGAACAAGATAAATTACGAAAAGAATACATTAAACATATGAAAGATAGTGTTAAAAATCATTTAATGAGTGTTAAAGTTGTTGATGAAAAGGGTAATGATGTTACTCCTGAAAAATTAAAAAAAGCTAAAAATGAGAGGAATAAGTCGTAA
- a CDS encoding uncharacterized protein YneF (UPF0154 family) (product_source=COG3763; cog=COG3763; ko=KO:K09976; pfam=PF03672; superfamily=109998; transmembrane_helix_parts=Outside_1_4,TMhelix_5_24,Inside_25_71) has protein sequence MDMMQIFTIIISLVVGFAGGFFFAQNRFKKELAKNPPINEKMIRAMYMQMGRKPSEAQIKQTINAMNQYKK, from the coding sequence ATGGATATGATGCAAATTTTTACAATTATTATTTCATTAGTTGTTGGTTTTGCTGGGGGATTCTTTTTTGCTCAAAATAGATTTAAAAAGGAACTAGCAAAAAACCCACCAATTAATGAGAAAATGATTAGAGCGATGTATATGCAAATGGGTAGAAAACCATCTGAAGCTCAAATTAAGCAAACTATTAATGCAATGAATCAATATAAAAAATAA
- a CDS encoding tRNA (cytidine/uridine-2'-O-)-methyltransferase (product_source=KO:K03216; cath_funfam=3.40.1280.10; cog=COG0219; ko=KO:K03216; pfam=PF00588; superfamily=75217; tigrfam=TIGR00185) gives MPINVVLYEPEIPQNTGNIIRTCVATNTKLHLIEPLGFDLYKKDVRRSTANHLDGLDFELYSNFNDFKEKNKGTYYFLTRYGKKPHSNFDYSNVEENIYLIFGKESSGIPYDILKENLDTCLRIPMSKNARSLNLSNCVSILVYEVLRQQDYFGLSMVEVQKGEDFLEKQ, from the coding sequence ATGCCAATAAATGTTGTTTTGTATGAACCAGAAATACCACAAAATACTGGTAATATTATTAGAACATGTGTTGCAACTAACACTAAGCTACATTTAATTGAGCCACTTGGTTTTGATTTATATAAAAAAGATGTAAGAAGATCAACGGCTAATCATTTAGATGGACTGGATTTTGAGTTATATAGTAATTTTAATGATTTTAAAGAAAAAAATAAAGGTACTTATTACTTTCTTACTAGATATGGAAAAAAACCACATAGTAATTTTGATTACAGTAATGTTGAGGAAAATATTTACTTAATTTTTGGAAAAGAGAGTAGTGGTATTCCTTACGATATTTTAAAAGAAAACTTAGATACTTGTTTAAGAATTCCAATGTCTAAAAATGCTCGTAGTTTAAACTTATCAAATTGTGTTAGTATTTTAGTATATGAAGTATTAAGACAACAAGATTATTTTGGATTAAGTATGGTTGAAGTTCAAAAGGGTGAAGATTTTTTAGAAAAGCAATAA
- a CDS encoding methylenetetrahydrofolate dehydrogenase (NADP+)/methenyltetrahydrofolate cyclohydrolase (product_source=KO:K01491; cath_funfam=3.40.50.10860,3.40.50.720; cog=COG0190; ko=KO:K01491; pfam=PF00763,PF02882; superfamily=51735,53223) has translation MNIVKGKDIALKITKEIDKYKSQLKNKEAKVAIVRVGDHGDDITYEKSIVKKFKEIGIDTELKTFDKMVSHDDFVTTIKNLNHDSEINGIIILRPLPDQIDADTIAQLIDHNKDIDGMSYTNIARLFTSDDFGFVPCTPQAVMEVIDYLKIDLGGLNVTIVGAGMAVGRPLSVLMLNRKATVTTCRTLTKDLVKECSNADVIVAAAGVKHLIKNEHVKNGAIVIDVGINVDNGKIYGDVDFENVVDKTKYITPVPGGIGSITTMILAKQVYKAKLIQEK, from the coding sequence ATGAATATTGTAAAAGGAAAAGATATTGCATTAAAAATAACTAAAGAAATTGATAAGTATAAAAGTCAATTAAAAAATAAAGAGGCTAAGGTTGCTATTGTAAGAGTTGGTGATCATGGTGATGATATAACTTATGAAAAATCAATTGTTAAAAAATTTAAGGAAATCGGTATTGATACTGAATTAAAAACATTTGATAAAATGGTATCACACGATGATTTTGTAACAACCATTAAAAACCTTAATCATGATAGTGAAATTAATGGTATTATTATTTTAAGACCACTTCCTGATCAAATTGATGCTGATACCATAGCACAGTTAATTGATCATAATAAAGATATTGATGGAATGTCATATACAAATATCGCAAGACTATTTACTTCTGATGATTTTGGTTTTGTACCTTGTACTCCTCAAGCAGTAATGGAAGTTATTGATTATCTAAAAATTGATTTGGGTGGTTTAAATGTAACAATTGTTGGAGCAGGAATGGCTGTTGGACGTCCATTATCTGTATTAATGTTAAATCGTAAGGCGACTGTAACTACATGTCGAACTTTAACTAAAGACCTTGTCAAAGAATGCTCTAATGCTGATGTAATAGTTGCTGCTGCTGGTGTAAAACACTTAATAAAAAATGAACATGTTAAAAATGGTGCGATTGTTATTGATGTTGGTATTAATGTCGATAATGGTAAAATTTATGGTGATGTTGATTTTGAAAATGTTGTTGATAAAACAAAATATATTACTCCAGTTCCAGGTGGAATTGGTTCAATAACAACTATGATTTTAGCAAAACAAGTTTATAAAGCAAAATTAATTCAAGAGAAATAA
- a CDS encoding transketolase (product_source=KO:K00615; cath_funfam=3.40.50.920,3.40.50.970; cog=COG0021; ko=KO:K00615; pfam=PF00456,PF02779,PF02780; superfamily=52518,52922; tigrfam=TIGR00232; transmembrane_helix_parts=Inside_1_56,TMhelix_57_79,Outside_80_655), producing MDKKVIDTIRSLSIDMINKANSGHPGMPLGSATMGYKLFSEMKFNPKKPDWFNRDRFVLASGHASALLYSLLHLSGFNICLSDLMNFRQWNSITPGHPEVGHTPGVDATSGPLGQGIPMAIGMALAEKILAKKYNKDDYNIIDHYTYALCGDGDMQEGVTSEGASLAGLWGLGKLIVFYDSNDITLDGPLNQTSCDCIKTRYESFGWQYLKVDDGNDLNQLNKALKMAQLEDSKPTIIEVKTIIGYGSKNQGTSKTHGSPLGKEDGDNAKKAYGCSLEEFYVSNDVYDTFTYEQIKNGEKAYKEWNKMFKEYYQNYENEAKELQLLIDNKYEIDFSKYSLKEVGELQATRNSSNDVINYIAKEYPTFIGGSADLSGSTMTAIKDSSLFSKDNYLGRNINYGVREFAMAVINNGVMLHGGIKIFGGTFFVFSDYLKPAIKMASLMRIPSTYVFSHDSIAVGEDGPTHEPIEHLAMLRSMPNVNVIRPCDANETFGAWKIASTSKETPTALILSRQNLEVEKNSDANKVELGAYIVKEEEKEIDCLLIATGSEVNLASKAADELKKDGIDVRVVSMPCRSLFEKQSKKYQNQIIPSSCKKRLVIEMGSSFGWHKYALKDSQILAIDTYGASAPGAKVMEEYGFSVNNVVEIVKNIVK from the coding sequence ATGGATAAAAAAGTAATTGATACAATAAGAAGTCTTTCTATTGATATGATAAACAAGGCAAATTCAGGTCACCCTGGAATGCCTTTAGGTAGTGCAACAATGGGTTATAAATTATTTAGTGAAATGAAATTCAATCCTAAAAAACCAGATTGGTTTAATCGTGATCGTTTTGTTTTAGCTAGTGGTCATGCATCTGCGTTATTGTATTCATTATTGCATTTAAGTGGATTTAATATTTGTTTAAGTGATTTAATGAATTTTAGACAATGGAACTCTATTACTCCAGGACATCCAGAAGTAGGACATACTCCTGGTGTTGATGCAACAAGTGGACCTTTAGGACAAGGTATTCCAATGGCTATTGGTATGGCTTTAGCAGAAAAAATACTTGCAAAAAAATATAATAAAGATGATTATAATATCATTGATCACTATACTTATGCATTATGTGGTGATGGCGATATGCAAGAGGGGGTAACTAGTGAAGGTGCTAGTTTAGCTGGATTATGGGGATTAGGTAAACTAATTGTTTTTTATGATTCTAATGATATTACATTAGATGGTCCTTTAAATCAAACTTCATGTGATTGCATTAAAACAAGATATGAATCATTTGGATGGCAATATTTAAAAGTTGATGATGGTAATGATTTAAATCAACTTAATAAAGCTTTAAAAATGGCTCAATTAGAAGATAGTAAACCAACAATTATTGAAGTTAAAACAATTATTGGTTATGGTTCAAAAAATCAAGGAACTTCAAAAACACATGGTTCACCTCTTGGAAAAGAAGATGGAGATAATGCTAAAAAGGCTTATGGTTGTTCTTTAGAAGAATTTTATGTTTCAAATGATGTTTATGATACTTTTACTTATGAACAAATAAAAAATGGTGAAAAAGCTTATAAAGAATGGAATAAAATGTTTAAAGAATATTATCAAAACTATGAAAATGAAGCAAAAGAACTACAACTATTAATTGATAATAAATATGAAATTGATTTTTCAAAATATTCATTAAAAGAAGTTGGAGAATTACAAGCGACAAGAAATAGTAGCAATGATGTAATAAATTATATTGCTAAAGAATATCCAACATTCATTGGTGGAAGTGCTGATTTATCTGGTTCAACAATGACAGCAATTAAGGATAGCTCATTATTTAGTAAAGATAATTACTTAGGTAGAAATATTAATTATGGTGTTAGAGAGTTTGCTATGGCTGTAATTAATAATGGTGTAATGTTGCATGGTGGAATTAAAATATTTGGTGGAACTTTCTTTGTTTTCTCTGATTACTTAAAACCGGCAATTAAAATGGCATCATTAATGAGAATTCCAAGTACTTATGTATTTAGCCATGATTCGATTGCTGTTGGTGAAGATGGACCTACTCATGAACCAATTGAGCATTTAGCAATGCTTCGTTCAATGCCAAATGTCAATGTAATTAGACCATGTGATGCTAATGAAACTTTTGGTGCATGGAAAATAGCAAGCACTAGTAAAGAAACGCCTACTGCACTTATTTTATCTCGTCAAAATTTAGAGGTTGAAAAAAATAGTGATGCTAATAAAGTTGAATTAGGTGCATACATTGTTAAAGAAGAAGAAAAAGAAATTGATTGCCTTTTAATAGCAACTGGTTCTGAAGTTAATTTAGCTTCTAAAGCAGCTGATGAATTGAAAAAAGATGGTATTGATGTTCGTGTTGTTAGTATGCCATGTCGTAGTTTATTTGAAAAACAATCTAAAAAGTACCAAAACCAAATTATTCCATCAAGTTGTAAAAAACGACTTGTTATTGAAATGGGATCATCATTTGGTTGGCATAAATATGCTTTAAAAGATTCACAAATTTTAGCAATCGATACTTATGGTGCAAGTGCACCTGGTGCTAAGGTTATGGAAGAGTATGGCTTTAGTGTTAATAATGTCGTAGAAATAGTTAAAAACATTGTTAAATAG